CCACTGGAGGCAGGTCAGTGCAGGCCGGCCTGGGCGCGCCCTCTGGCCCCTGGTGGTCCGCATGTACCTGTGCCCTGGCTCGCCCCATGCCAGGGCACCTCCTGGGAAAGAACAAAGGCCAGTTGATCTCGGGGTGCCCGGCCCATGGGACGGAGTCCCCCCGTGCCACCTGTTAAAAGGAATCACTTCAGGAACAAGCACGGAGTCCACGTGGAGCCCCCATCACCCGGCCGGGGGTGCGGGGCTACGGGGCCTGGACCAGGTGACGCTCGCTGTTCCCGGGGGAGACGGTGGCTTCACCTTGCCGGCGGGCCTGCAGACCCCCTGGGGCCCAGCCTAGAGAACCACCAGCAGGCAGGAGGCACCCGTGGTCTCCGAGTTCGGCCAGCAGCAGCGGACATGGGCCTCCAGCGGTGCCACGCCGGGCACAGGAGCACAGCTGGGGCGTATCTGAAGTGTGTTAAATGCGTGCCACCTCAGTAAGAACTCCCGTCCTCACCGACAGCTCACGAGCCCTGGACCCCAACCCCAACGTGCTGTCCACTGGCACAGCCCAGGCCCCGTCAGCTCTCCAGAGGGCCTCCTGACCCTCGTGAGGGTGGCCGTCTGGGCCACAGCTCCACCAGGACCCAGCGCCCCCTCCTGCCCCCGGCACAGAACCCAACGGCACCCAGAGGGTCCGGGAAATCAAGGCTCCCACGAGGTGCCGGCTCCCAACTGCCCCCAGGAGCCCAGTGGGTTGGGAGCCTCGGGTGGCCCAGGTGCAGGGGTCACAGGAGCCGTGAATGGGAACTTGGGGGCACCGTGCCCGTAAGAATCGCCATTTATTCCCGAAGTTGCCAAAATCATCACCAAGGATTCACCGAGGGGTGCGTGAGGGGACGAGGCTCAAACACTGACTGAGGGGCCATTCaggagctgggaaggagggagatgggtGGGGGACCCCCCCCCGCCGACCCTCCCCCTTCTAATGCCGTGGGCAGGGGTCCCCCTCCGGCCGcaaccctccccatccccaggtcCAGTTTCTCTCCGGGGAGGGAGGGTCGGGGATGTGGGGAGACGGTGTAGTGTGAGTGGCCCCAGGAGGGGGAAGGacgcgggggtgggggcaggggtgccCCCGCTTCACATGCACTCACAACACTGGTCGCCCAGGGAGCAGGAGTGGGGGGAGCCCCCTCCCGCCCTGGATTATAGGAGGAAGGGATTAGTGTTGGGGGCCGGGGGTCCCTGGGGCATCATGGGGGGCAGGCCAGGGCCCCCGCCAAGGGGAGAGATGTACGTTGGCGGCGCTCCGGCCACCGGGGGCACGGGGCTGAGCCGGAGctggttcagggtgagtgtcgcgGGGGGCGCGGGCTGGAAGGGGTTGGTGATGGAGGGGCCGGTGGCTGGGCCTCCTGCGGGGAGAGAGGACAGGGAACTGAGTAGAGTCAGGGGTCTGCCAGGCGGGCCAGCACCCCTGCTCCCGGGCCACACTCACCGCTCGGTAGGAAGGGGTTGGAGGCCTTGGCTCCTGGCGGCGTGGGGCCTGGCCGGCTCACCAGCGAGTCCAGGTCCACCAGGGCAGCATTGGGTCCCAGGAACGACTCAGGGGTCTTCCGCGTGGGTGGCGTGGGCGCCGGGGCGGCTGCAGGCGGGGGGCTGCCCACAGCCTCGGCCAGAGAGCCCCCGACCCCGCTCATGTCGAAGGCACCGGGACTGCGAGCGGGCACCTCTCCGGCGAGCAGCTCCAGCTCCCCTGGAGGGGCGCAGAGGGGGCTCAGGAGGGAGGCGGCCCCAGAGCCAAGCCACGCGGGCGTGAGGCCGAGAGGACCACCCTCTGACAGCCTCCAGGTCAGGGACCGACCCCAGCGGGTGACAGCAGAACAGTACCGCTTTCGGGAAGCTCACAAGACGGGTCATGACTGCCGGGGGGGGCAGTGGCAGGCGCCCACCGTCCCAGGAGACCGGGTGATGTGCCGTTAGCATGAGGCCTGATTCTTTGTTTAAGATTTAAGAACCCCGTGTGATATTGAAAGACATGCGTGCATGTAGCCGAAGAGAAGCCTGGAAGAGTGAGATGTGCAGACTGGACGGTAAGCTACCGTCAgcccggggtgggggaggcacTGGTGCCGGGCCTGCTCCCTCTGCTGCACTCGAAGATGCAGAAAAACCCAGGGACCAGAAGGAACGTTACCCAGGGCGGGGAGGCAGGACCATGAAGAGAGCCCCCACCACCACAAAGACTCAGGGTCTCACCTCGAGGACAAGCCCACCTGCAGACACAAGGGCCAGGCCGGACTCTGGCCGCAAGACAGGCGCTCGGAGCTCCAGGAAGAGGGGCGCACAAAcgcccccgccccgggccccAGGACGCCAGTGGGCGGGTGAGGAAAGGGGTGCGGCCCCCGGAGGCCAGTCCAGGCGCCACACGGCCCGGAAGCCCCCCGAGTCTGCACTGCACTCCAAGAAACACTTCGGGGTGCCAGAGGGCAGcatttggggaaactgaagcaAGGAATTCTCTGTACGAGTTTTGCACCTCTTCTCCAAGTCTGAAgttatttgaaaacaaagaagttccTCTTTACGACGGTTGGACGACCAGCTCCCGCTCAGGGGCCCGAGCCCACCTGGCGGCTGCAGCCACCCTGCTGCATCTCAAGCCTCAAGCGGCAGCGCAGCCTGGAGGACAGGCCTCCCGGGCCTGCGGGGGACACTCACCCGTGCTGCTCCCGGAGGCCGGCAGCGCTGTGCGCAGTCGCTCGAAGTCGGAGAACTCGCCGGGCTCTGCGTCAAACCCCCCGGCCGCTGCGGGGTCAGGGTGTGTGCCCTCAGCTTCCCCAGGGGCCCAGGCGACGCGACCCCTCCCACACTTGAGGCCGGGCCACCCCGGGCCACCCCCCGGTACCTGCGGTGCCGTTGGCGCTGGGCTTGGTACGGGACCCCCCCCAGGGGTCTGAGaaggccggggccggggcccagGGATCGGAGGCTGGGGGTCCGCCGACCGGGGCCCCGCCTGCGTGAGGAAGAAGGCAGGTGAGGGGCTGGcagcccaccccgccccccaaggCCAGGCAGCCCCGAGgcctcaggcccctccccagctggcccctcccactgcatccccaccctccagccctgcGGCCCCTTCCGGCAAAGCCCTCCTCAGCCTTGAGGCCTCCAGAAAGCCCCGGAGAGGGCCCCGGCCGCGGTGGGGTGAGGGGCCTCGTGCGTGCCtcacccagcccccgcccccgcgtCCTGCAGCCCCCACAGCCGCCGGGCACCCACTCCCAGGGCACCCCAGGAGTGCACGCCACACGCAGGGCCGGGGAAGCAGTGGGCACTCACCATCTGAGCTCCCCCACGGGTCGGGGGTAGGTCCTTCTGCAGCCGCAGGGGCCGCGGTCCCACCCCAAGGGTCGACCGGGGGCCCCGCCGGGGCAGCAGGCCTCCAGGGGTCCCCGGAGGCGGGTGTAGGAGCCGGCCCACCCCAGGGATCAGCAGCAGGTGGTGCGGGGGGTCCCCCCCAAGGGTCCGAGGTGGGGGCCGCCGTGGGGAGCGCAGGAGCCGCGGGCACTGGGCCCCCCCAGGGATCCGCGGCCTGCGGAGCAGCCGGGGCCGTGAAGACGTCGGCAAGATCCATGAGGGACGActgcaggggagagagaggagaaagaagggggAGTGGGGCGGACCCCAGCCCAGGAGAGGACGCCGGGGGAGACAGGACAGCCACGCAGCCGGAGGGGCGGGGGGCGCCAGGCGTCCCCGTGAGGCAGACCTACCGCCAGGGCCCCTCCGAGCGCCCAGAGCGCCCCGAGGACGGAGCCGGAGCACACGCCCAGCTGCCGGTCCCTCTGACacgctcctccccctccccctccctagcCCCTCCGTCCACTCTCCGCACAGCAGTCGGCTGGCCCTGCAACACCGCACACCCGCCTCCCACCCAGCCGGGCCGCTGACCAGTCCCCGACGGAGGAAGGACAAGGGCTGCGGCCGCCGCCCTCGGCCCTGCACCCGCGGCTCCCCACGCGTGTCCCGGGGGTGGCCCAGCTCGCTCTGGATGGGAGGTGCCCCCGCAGACCCTGCACACCCCCCTCCCAGGGGCAGGGGAGCAGGCGCAGCAGGGCCGAGACCCTCGTGGGCTGCGTCGGACACTGACGAGGCCTCTGGCCAAGGCCGGCCTGGACACGCTCTCCCGCCGGTCGGCCCGGCGCCCACACTCACCTCCTCCTGGCCCGCCGTCTCCCTCTTGCTCTCCTCTATGGCCATCTGCAGCCGCAGGTCGTCCCCACGGCGGATCCGCTCCTCCTGTTCCCGCCCGACGCGGCAGGCAGGGGAGGGGTCAGGCTGAGCGACGGGGCTGACGCTGCactcccccccccgccaccccccacgGACAGCCCCGAACCCTCGCACCCAGACAATGGCGACTGAAAATTAAAATGGGATGCGGACGATGTGTGGGATGGGGTGGGACACGGGGTctcaggccggggtgggggggacgaTGACGGGAGGGTGCCGTACAAGGGCCGGGCCGGGCTGCTCTAACGGGCTGGGGAAGCACGGGGCGCCTGACTCCGGGTGTTTTCTGCACGGGGTGAAGGCGGTGGAGCCCTGGGCTGTGACGGAGACAAAGAAGGGCAGCCTCGCCACCCCGAGCATCTGCTTCACGTGCCGGGTTTCCTTCCGGGGACCCATCAGGCACAAGGTCCCCCACTGAAAACGCTGCAGCCCAAATGCGTGTGGGAGGCCCTGGGAGGGTCTCAGGGGAGCCTCGGGGTGGGGACGCTGCTCTGACCTTATCGTGCTCCTCACGGCTCAAACTAAGGGCCAGCTGGAGCTGGACGTCATCCTCGGGGCCGCAGgacgggggctgggggagagagagtgcgaggggctgggggagacagGTGGGGCCCAGAGGTGGCGAGAGAGAGACGTGCACACACAAGGATGAAGACAGAGAGCCAGGCTCGGACAGAGCAAGAGACACACAGAGTCCCCGAACTGGTGAAGAACAGCAAAGAGACgagcttggggtgggggtgggagccgGGCTGGGCAGGCCCAGGATGGCCAAGCACCCAGAGAGGAAAGGGAGCAGGGAAAGgcggggcagagggcagagggcgAGCCAAGGAGACagaccaggagaggaagggcgggcaggggctgcggGCGAGCATGGAGATGGATGGCAGAACGGAAGTCGGCCCCTGCATGCCCCGCGCGCCCGCGGCCCGGCCGTACCTGGTCGGCCTCCTCCTTGCTCATGGCCAGGGCCAGCTGGAGCTGCAGCTCCTCCTCCCCGCTGCTCTGCGGCCAGGCCTGCTCGGCCTCGGGCGGGGGCCCAGCGCCCACAGCTGCGGAGGAGGCTGAGGGGACACAGACGCTGAGACCCAGACCGAAGAGGGGACCCCACAGCCCAGGCAGCCAGGCCGGCAGAGTCTGAAACCCAACCCCCCTCGGGCCTGGCCTCCCCCCCCCCAGGATCCCCAGTGGCACCCGGACCCCAGGCTCCATGGTCAGGGAGGGGCGTGGCGTGCACGCAGCCCCCCCTGCGGGAAGGAGAAGGTCAAAGAAGGCCAACCTGGTGGCCCAGGACAAAAGTCGGCTGATAAAGAGGGAGGGCCCCGCGGAACCTCTGAACCCGTGAGCTAAGTTCCTGCCCCGGGTCTGACGTGCCTTGTGGCCTGTCTCGGGGCCCCACCTCAGGCCCCAGGGGGACGGAGGGCCTTCGGGCCTTCGTCCCTGGTCCCCAGGCAGGAAAGCTCCCAACAGCCCCCAGTGGGGAGCCTGGAGCCTCGGGCTCCAGGGCTGGGGCCGGCGGCTGGATGCtgggggaggatgggggaggagcGGCCTGCACACCTGGCCCCGGCCCCAAGGGGCGAATGAGGAAAGGATGGAGAGAAGACACGGGCCCCGACAGGAGGGAGCGCCCAGCCTTCCCTCAACGGGCCAGGCTCGCTCCTGCCCGCCAGGGCGCGCCCACCGTCGCACGTCGCCTCTCCATCCTGACCACCTATCGCAACACCACCTGGCAACTGCTCGGACCTCCTACACAGTcccgcctccccagcccccacGCCCCATCCGAGAGCCGCCAGGCCCACCTCTCGGCATTACTCCCATCGCTACCCTTCCCTCTTCAAACGCGCAGACGGCTTCCACCTGCACTCACGACACCACGTGGGGAATGTGTTTCTACCTTCAACACCCACCCGGTCCCAGCAGAAAACGCCTTTCCCTGGAGCGCTCAGGATCTGCACACCCATGTGTAAAGCCGAAAGCTTCCCGACACAGCCGGACCTCCCAAAGTGGGGGACGTCCTTTCTATCTCCCCTACGTCACCTCGTTCTCCTAATCGCGGGCTGCCACCCAGCACCCGCACTTCCCCCAACGCCAGCCGAGGCCCCTCACCACCGCTCTGGCCCTGCCCCGTCCCGTGCAGCCACCTAGGGCCTCagccccctgccctctgcctgaGCACAGCTCCCGCGGTGGCAGCAACCTCCTCCGGACCGCGCGCTGCCTCTCGGGCCCAGGCCGCCCCCAGACACCCTGGCTCACCCGTGGCGGTCTGCGCCAGCTTCTCCTTGGTCTTGAGCGCGTGGGCACGCTCCTCCCGCAGCCGGTCCTCGTCGCGCAGCAGCGCCACCAGCTGCTTGGCCTTCTCGCGCACGTTCACACCCTGGTCCTTGCCGTCACGGTCCACGTACTGGAAGTCCTTCAGCGTCTGCACGGCGTACATGTTCTCCTTGCACTGCTGTGACACGCGCTCCGAGCCCGTCTTGATGAGGTACTCCATCAGCGTCATGGCCTGCGGGGGCAGGCGCGCCGTCACCCGAGGCGCAGCCCACCCACGCCCTCCGCGGCACGAGCCGCCACCGGGACGGACCTTGAAAACACCACGCGGGGTGGCCGAAGCCGGGCCCCAGAGAGCAGATGTGCGAGAGTCCACTCACAGGAGATGTCCGGGCGGGCACACCCACAAAGTGGGCCCGGGGACCTGGGGGTGAGTCTCAGTGGGATCGGGAGACACCCCTTCTGTCTAGGGGGACAAAGATATTCTGGAACtaggtgatggctgcacaacgcCGCGCGTGTGCTTAACGCCAGCAAGCTGTGCACGTGAAAGGGGTGTTGTCACGTGACCTGCGCGTAGCTCAACGAACACCGACCGGGAAGGGGGAGACGGCCGGTGTGTCACCGCAGCCCGCGTGGGGATCGCCAAGCGAGCGGTGCAGACCCTGCTCCGTTCATTAAAACGAACATCTAAGGTGGCACGGCCGGAAGGCAGCTTGTGAGGTCCCGCTCGGGGTGCCCGGCGCACGACACCTCCGGCCACCTTCTCTAGCACCCCGTGAGCCTGCCCAGTGTCATCCCAAGCAGAAAGTTTCACACCGCCCCAGCGCAATCTGAAGACAATGGCGCAGGAGGGAGACGCCTTGCCGGCAGGGCCCATCCAGACCTGGGCCCTCGGAGGGGGGACCCTgcgggcagggaggagggaacaCCCTTTGGGATCTGCATTTTATAACATGGGACCAAATTCCCTTTTCAGCAAGGTTTAATGGGaaataccccccccccccactgcccacCCCAGGCAAGGCCTTCGTGGTCTGCAGAGCCTGGACTCCGGGCGGTCTGGGGAGAGAGGCGAGGGATTCTGGCCCCTTCCAGGCTCTGTGGGAGGCCGTGGCCGCTGTCCTCAGGAAAAGGGCACACCTTAGATTTTGCAAGTGACGCCAGGGGCCTCCCAGAGTTcccagacccacctcctaggTCTAGAGCAGAACCAAacagagagggaggggcaggccaCCCCGGGGAAGCTGTCTGAGCCCCGGTGGAATCCGCCAGCGTCACATCTCCCCGGCCTCCCCAGGGAGCCTAACCTGGATCTGGCAGGGGTCCTGAAGGTGTGTTGACACTATCCACCTCTGTAATTAGAGATTAGTCTTTAACTGACCTGGAGACGTTTACGCCttagaggagaaggaaagaagtaaaaccacATCCGCGTGTGGAAGGCAGGCTCCAGAGCTCCTGGGCCAGCCGCATTCTGGAATTCAGAATTTTCCCGAGTTCGCGCCATAAAGGCTGCACACGCCACGCGTCGCAGAAGTTCGCCAGAGGAGGGTGACACCAACGGTCGCACTCTGTGGGACCCTCAAATCCCAGATAAACAACCTCACCCCAGTCCAGATGGGGCCTTGGTGCCAAATGACTTTTGAAAACTTTCATTTTCAGAGCTCTGGGGACTTTGGAACTGCAGTTTAAAGACTGTGaacatggaaataacccaaacacCCCACGGGGGTAGATACACACGTACGAGCCGTGGCGTGTTCATATGACAGGAGCCCCCCCCCACAGCCACGTACATGAACGAGCGGCTGTTCCACACGTCAACCCCCCAGATGTGACGGCGAACAAAGACAAAAGACAGCAGGTACCAAGGATCACAGGCCACAGGACTCCACGCCTGGAACGATCTCGGCAGACGGAAGGCCAGGCACGGCGCCTCCTGGGGACACGTACTCTATCTCCACCTGGGCAGTGGCTACAAAGGGGTGCACACACCTAAGAGCCAGCTGGGCTGCGCACTCAGAACATGCGCCTCGATGGAAAACCACAGGGTTTCAAAACAGCCTGGTCCAGGAGGTCCCGGGCCCTCAGAATGCGAGCATCAGCTTAAACAGGGGTGAGCAAGCTTTCTCTGTAAAGGGCCGGGTGATAAACCCGCCAGCATTTCAGGCCGTGCACTCCCGGTCCTGAGAGCTCAGCCCTTCACCAGGCCACGTGTGATAAAGCTTTGCTTACAGACATAGGCGGGGGGCCAGGTGTGACACacgggctgtagtttgctgacccttatTTTCGAAAATAAAGACTGAGATCCAGCACTCCTCAGCGAAGTCAGGTGACACAGCCCGGAGTCGAGAGGGTGGGCTCGGGGACACCCCTCTCAGCCCCACCACAGCGAGGGCGGCCCCGAACCTCTGCGCCTCAGTTCCCTCCGCTGGAAGGGAGGGAACTGGAAGAAGTACCTCCGCTGCTCTCCGCCCACAGGCACCGGTCACAAGGAAGCTGCCACCTGTGGCCTCTCAGGACCCACCTCCCCTCACACACCCAGCTTCCGCCCCTCCCCCTGACCTCACACAAAGGCTCCCCAGCTCCCCCGCCCTTTCCCTTCACAAGAAATGACTCGATCGAACCCGAGACCCAAGCGGGGCTGCAGCTCGTAGGGAGGGGCATGGAAAGAAGCCAGAGCAATCGGGCCTCAGACCCCAGCTGGAACGTAAGCGGCGccacctctccaggcctcaggctCCTCATCCTGGGACCCCCCAGGGACCCACCCCAGCCTCCAGGGGACAGACAGCCTGGCCGGCACGTGCTCCAGTCTGCGCCCGCGAGACCAGGGGCCTCACCCATCTCGCCCACGGCCACATACAGAGCAGGCCCTGGACTGCCATTTTACCGAAGGAACAGCGACAAAAGGACTCACCAACACCCCTGAGGCCgcatggctgggggtggggcctcGCCACCTGCCCCAGTCCGGGCGCTTTACCACTTCTTGACCCACCTTGGGacgccaggccccaggcccccacAACAGCAGTCAAGCGAGAAACCCACCCACTGAGCGCCGCCTGCAACCGAGTTCCCTTTGCGCAAAGCCTGTGGCCTGTCCTGTCTGTCCGCTGGATCGGGGCGTGTGCGCGTGTCACTGGGGGCACCTGAGCCACATTTCTCAAAATGGCACAGGCACATACCCAGAAATTCCAGTTCCGGAAAACGGCAAACATACACGGACATTCGTGGCTGTCTTGTTTGTAAAAGCAGAACACTGCAAACAACTTAAAAACCCAGCACCAGGTAGCTGGCTACGTCAATCATGATCAACCCAGACAGCAGACaggaaactgttttaaaaaaaagagtgacaaGTCTCTGTCGTCCTGATGAGAAACGGCCCCTAACATGTatgcttgttttcctttttgaaagtAGCCTATGACTTACACACGGCAAAATTCACTCTTCCTTACAGGTTGCCTTGCGTTCTGGAAACCGCATACGGCCACAGGACCACCGCTGCAACGAGGATACAGAACCAGCCCGTGGCCCCCAAAACTCCCCGAAGCTGCCCACCTGCCTGGACCTCCGCGCACAGGTCACCATAGAGAACCGAAGCTGGGGCCACGGCCGCCTCTGAGGGAGGGGTGGACACTGGCCTCCCCCTTCGGCCTTCTAAGTGGATCAGTCTTGAGAACGCGCCACTTCTTCAAAAACCACAAGGCCCAAAACTCTCTGCTGTCTTCACTGAACGACAGAGATTTACATAAGTTACGTCAAGACACAGAACTCCAGCTCCTCTGGGAAACCGGAAAGGCGGCCCGCCTCTGGGCGCCCCTCGGCGGGCACGCGCCCACCCGGCTCTGCGCCCGGCACTGACCTTGTAGACGTGCCGCCAGTTCTTGCCGTGGTCGTTGAGCCGCTTCCAGATCATGCTCATGATCTCCGAGAAGGCGACGACGTTGTAGGTGAGGTCGGCGATCTCCGACATGAGGGAGCTGGACGGGCCCCAAGGGTCGTTGCTCGTGGCCTCCCGGACCTTGATCTCGGCCTCCGAGTAGTTGTGGACGATGTTCTTCATCTGGCGCCGCAGCGAGGAGGTCGACATGGTGGCtggcggcggggagggggcgggccccCCGGGGCGTGCAGAGACTGGGCGGCGAGGAGGGAGGCCGCGGCAGGGACGGGCAGGTCACCGCatctggggaaaggagaggaCCCTTGGGAACACGAGCGGGATCTGCGGCCACCCGGCTCCCCGCTGCGTGCGGGGCGGGGGACCAGATCCCCACCGTGGCCTACGAGGCTCTGGCCCTGGTTAACCTCTGCCTTAGTCACCCCAGCCACCTTTCAGTTCCTCAGTCGTGCCCGGCTCCTTCCTGCCTGGGCCCGGTTCAGCGAGGCCGAGTTCAGCGAGGCCCAGCGTGCGGTGGCAGGCCACAGGCCACAGGCCTGAAGGAGGCGCGCCCCAGTCGACACTTCCTAGCCTGCGCTTCCCGCACCGCCCCGCACCGCCCCGCACcgcagtttcctcctctgtgagacGGGGCTTCATCGGAGTCCAGAAAACTGGAGGGAGCCTGCTGCGCAGGAAGCGCGCTGCCCACGTGGGCGGTCTCGTGAGACAGTCACCCTGCCCTTCCTGCCCTCGCGCGGCCCTCGCACTCACCCCACCCTGACACCGACAGACACCGCAGCCGCCATTCCCCAGGGGGCCTCGTCGGTAGGCTCACTCGCCCTGGTGATTTTCTACTCGTTTGGCTGACTCTGTGGCTGAGGCCGCCCTGAGAGCCCCATGGGGGCAGAGACCACGTTTGTCTGGACGTGGCTTTTCCCATCAGAGGAGCTGACCCGGAAGAGCCATTCGAGCCATTCAATCAACCgtgcaggaaggaagggaaggagggagggcaggaaagaCCTCTGGAGCAGGGGTGAGGGGGCCAGAATCCCCTGCAGAAACAAGGACACCCAGGGAGGAACACAGGGAGGAGGCCGACAAGGGAGCAGAGACAGACAGGAGGGGGTATGCCAGGGGGACGAGGTGTCCCAACGGGGAGGCTCGGGGAGGACAGATAAGGAACAAGCCCGCTGGCTAGGCCCCAGCTTCGTGCCAGGCACTCCTGGAGCACGAGACATCCGTTATCTCATTGAGCACCGCGGGCGGGGTGCTAACAGCTGAGGAAGCAGGGGCTCACGCAGGTGAAATAACCCAGCCAAGGTCACACACTAGGCCTGGCGGCGCGTACTCCACCCCAGGCCACCTTGGGCTCCAGAACATACACTTTTAAGTTAACCTGTGCCGAGAGGAGAGTGctggcaaagaaagagaaaagaggagaaggggatCAGGCCAGCGAGGCCGTCACAGCGAGCACTCGCGCCGCCCTTGCCCGAGGCCAGCCGTGCTCCCGAGCGCCTTCCAGCGCCTTCCACACGGCGACTCCGTTCAGCCCCATGGCGGGCGCCGTGATTCACAAACACCTCACAGCGGAGGAACCCACGGCACAGGCCTCACCTCCGGAGCAGCAGCCCGGTTGCGGAGCAGGCTCTGCCCACACCGTGCACAACCTTTGCAGCATGCTAGCCAACAGGCAGAGACCTCCAGAGGCCTCCTACGACCTGAGTCCCAGGGGAGGCGGCTGGCCCCCGCCTTGAACACAGGAGAGCAGCCGCTTGGAGACAGATGTGAACAGCTGAAAAGACATGGCCAGGGTGCCAAGACAGACCCAGCCAGACACACTAAGACCCAGAGTTGATCTGACAACTGACAGGAGGAgacagaaagggaagggaaagagagagaaggaggaaaagaggcaCAGAGAAAGCTGCGCACGCAAAGACACGAGAAACAGAGAAACATGGGAAGAGAGCGAGGCAGGCGGGCAACGAGAAAAGACGGGAGACCCTGAAATGAAAAGAGGCAGTAACCTGGGACAGGGAaataagagacaagaaaaatggagaagaacACGAAATCTGGGTCCAAATTCTGGCCTCCTTGAGATTCAGTTTGCTCAActctgaaaggaaggaaaagattcCACCCGGCAGAACTGTTGATTAAATACAATGGATACGTAAAGTTCTTGGCGCTGCGCCCCGTGGGTAGTAGTTCAATAACGTTGGCTACTAtcattgtcagaaaaaaaaaaaaaaaaaaaaaccgaactATTTCCAAAAGGGTGGCCTTCAGAAGATGTGCTATCTTAACACCGTGCGTTTATAGTAACGGGCATTAGAAGATATATTCAACCTTCAGAGCAAAACTAAAACTTCACAGATACTGCTTAAAACAAGACTACGTCTTTCAAAATTGCTTAGTCCAAAGAGAATTACTAGATCGAATCAAAGACAAATCATACAGCGAAATTCTCCAAGGGGTAGTCTGATATCAAACGTCATCCGTGTggaacaaaaaaatctacaaataataacgGAAACCAGAGCTCCCAGCAGTTAACTACACACTTACTACGAGCCACGGTTAGGCACTTAAAAGCATCACCTCCGTTATTAGGCAAAGTTGCCCTATTACGCAGGAAACATAAACACACTAATTTTAAAGACTAAGAAACTAAGCTTTGGTAATAAATCACCTGACAAATCTTACAGGCTCGCAAAAAGTGGGCCTCTGATTCCAGAGCCGGGTTCTTCACCAAAACTAACTCAAGAACCTGGGGGAAGGGGCAGACCCTAGACCAAGCGACAGACCCGCGGAGAGGGACTCGGGGTTGGAGGACACGGGTACCATGACAAAAATGAGATGGGAAGACGGCGGGGAGAGATGCACAGAGGCTAGAGACACCTGGCGAACGGAGACACCAACATTAATCCTGACCCTCGGACGCCGAAACGTGACAGAAAAGCAGAACGAGAccgagacagacagagagacaaatgCTTTGCAAAAACGCCGAAACAGACACGGACACGACCACAAGCGAGGCCCGCGG
Above is a genomic segment from Kogia breviceps isolate mKogBre1 chromosome 18, mKogBre1 haplotype 1, whole genome shotgun sequence containing:
- the EPN1 gene encoding epsin-1 isoform X2 — encoded protein: MSTSSLRRQMKNIVHNYSEAEIKVREATSNDPWGPSSSLMSEIADLTYNVVAFSEIMSMIWKRLNDHGKNWRHVYKAMTLMEYLIKTGSERVSQQCKENMYAVQTLKDFQYVDRDGKDQGVNVREKAKQLVALLRDEDRLREERAHALKTKEKLAQTATASSAAVGAGPPPEAEQAWPQSSGEEELQLQLALAMSKEEADQPPSCGPEDDVQLQLALSLSREEHDKEERIRRGDDLRLQMAIEESKRETAGQEESSLMDLADVFTAPAAPQAADPWGGPVPAAPALPTAAPTSDPWGGPPAPPAADPWGGPAPTPASGDPWRPAAPAGPPVDPWGGTAAPAAAEGPTPDPWGSSDGGAPVGGPPASDPWAPAPAFSDPWGGSRTKPSANGTAEPGEFSDFERLRTALPASGSSTGELELLAGEVPARSPGAFDMSGVGGSLAEAVGSPPPAAAPAPTPPTRKTPESFLGPNAALVDLDSLVSRPGPTPPGAKASNPFLPSGGPATGPSITNPFQPAPPATLTLNQLRLSPVPPVAGAPPTYISPLGGGPGLPPMMPQGPPAPNTNPFLL
- the EPN1 gene encoding epsin-1 isoform X1, which produces MSTSSLRRQMKNIVHNYSEAEIKVREATSNDPWGPSSSLMSEIADLTYNVVAFSEIMSMIWKRLNDHGKNWRHVYKAMTLMEYLIKTGSERVSQQCKENMYAVQTLKDFQYVDRDGKDQGVNVREKAKQLVALLRDEDRLREERAHALKTKEKLAQTATASSAAVGAGPPPEAEQAWPQSSGEEELQLQLALAMSKEEADQPPSCGPEDDVQLQLALSLSREEHDKEERIRRGDDLRLQMAIEESKRETAGQEESSLMDLADVFTAPAAPQAADPWGGPVPAAPALPTAAPTSDPWGGPPAPPAADPWGGPAPTPASGDPWRPAAPAGPPVDPWGGTAAPAAAEGPTPDPWGSSDGGAPVGGPPASDPWAPAPAFSDPWGGSRTKPSANGTAAAGGFDAEPGEFSDFERLRTALPASGSSTGELELLAGEVPARSPGAFDMSGVGGSLAEAVGSPPPAAAPAPTPPTRKTPESFLGPNAALVDLDSLVSRPGPTPPGAKASNPFLPSGGPATGPSITNPFQPAPPATLTLNQLRLSPVPPVAGAPPTYISPLGGGPGLPPMMPQGPPAPNTNPFLL
- the EPN1 gene encoding epsin-1 isoform X3, which produces MSTSSLRRQMKNIVHNYSEAEIKVREATSNDPWGPSSSLMSEIADLTYNVVAFSEIMSMIWKRLNDHGKNWRHVYKAMTLMEYLIKTGSERVSQQCKENMYAVQTLKDFQYVDRDGKDQGVNVREKAKQLVALLRDEDRLREERAHALKTKEKLAQTATASSAAVGAGPPPEAEQAWPQSSGEEELQLQLALAMSKEEADQEERIRRGDDLRLQMAIEESKRETAGQEESSLMDLADVFTAPAAPQAADPWGGPVPAAPALPTAAPTSDPWGGPPAPPAADPWGGPAPTPASGDPWRPAAPAGPPVDPWGGTAAPAAAEGPTPDPWGSSDGGAPVGGPPASDPWAPAPAFSDPWGGSRTKPSANGTAAAGGFDAEPGEFSDFERLRTALPASGSSTGELELLAGEVPARSPGAFDMSGVGGSLAEAVGSPPPAAAPAPTPPTRKTPESFLGPNAALVDLDSLVSRPGPTPPGAKASNPFLPSGGPATGPSITNPFQPAPPATLTLNQLRLSPVPPVAGAPPTYISPLGGGPGLPPMMPQGPPAPNTNPFLL
- the EPN1 gene encoding epsin-1 isoform X4 → MSTSSLRRQMKNIVHNYSEAEIKVREATSNDPWGPSSSLMSEIADLTYNVVAFSEIMSMIWKRLNDHGKNWRHVYKAMTLMEYLIKTGSERVSQQCKENMYAVQTLKDFQYVDRDGKDQGVNVREKAKQLVALLRDEDRLREERAHALKTKEKLAQTATASSAAVGAGPPPEAEQAWPQSSGEEELQLQLALAMSKEEADQEERIRRGDDLRLQMAIEESKRETAGQEESSLMDLADVFTAPAAPQAADPWGGPVPAAPALPTAAPTSDPWGGPPAPPAADPWGGPAPTPASGDPWRPAAPAGPPVDPWGGTAAPAAAEGPTPDPWGSSDGGAPVGGPPASDPWAPAPAFSDPWGGSRTKPSANGTAEPGEFSDFERLRTALPASGSSTGELELLAGEVPARSPGAFDMSGVGGSLAEAVGSPPPAAAPAPTPPTRKTPESFLGPNAALVDLDSLVSRPGPTPPGAKASNPFLPSGGPATGPSITNPFQPAPPATLTLNQLRLSPVPPVAGAPPTYISPLGGGPGLPPMMPQGPPAPNTNPFLL